In a genomic window of Microcoleus sp. AS-A8:
- a CDS encoding Crp/Fnr family transcriptional regulator, producing the protein MQATVEELSQILVFRDLEPSELERLQPFSQVQQYQRGEILMQEGDRLSSKLYSLLQGSLRVTKTAPTGKETILRTLFAGEIFAAPAIFGNGIAPAAVTAETNCHILTIERDGLVEAIRQTPEIALRMLSVFNQRLQLLHDTVHGLVSERAIVRLAQFIQYFASHSGTEITPEGQRLNIKLSYYQIARSIGITYEECVRLFKTIQSVVTYSRGGKIMVLDSEALAAIASGSDSSL; encoded by the coding sequence TTGCAAGCAACCGTCGAGGAACTCTCTCAAATTCTGGTTTTTCGGGATTTAGAACCTTCAGAGTTAGAACGATTACAACCCTTTAGCCAAGTTCAGCAATACCAGCGAGGGGAAATCCTCATGCAAGAAGGCGATCGCCTTTCCTCAAAACTGTACAGTCTGCTCCAGGGTTCTTTGCGTGTCACGAAGACAGCGCCCACTGGCAAGGAAACCATTCTCCGCACCTTATTCGCTGGAGAAATTTTTGCAGCACCCGCTATTTTTGGCAATGGTATCGCTCCCGCCGCTGTCACCGCCGAGACAAATTGCCACATTCTCACGATTGAACGTGATGGCTTAGTAGAGGCTATTCGCCAAACGCCTGAGATCGCTTTGCGAATGTTGAGTGTATTCAATCAGCGACTCCAACTGCTGCATGATACTGTTCATGGATTAGTCTCCGAGCGAGCGATCGTGCGATTGGCACAGTTCATTCAGTATTTTGCTTCTCACTCTGGAACCGAAATCACTCCTGAGGGTCAGCGCTTGAACATCAAACTTTCCTACTATCAAATTGCCCGCAGTATCGGGATTACCTATGAAGAGTGCGTGCGGTTATTTAAGACGATTCAGTCAGTTGTCACGTACAGTCGTGGGGGTAAGATTATGGTGTTAGACTCAGAAGCTTTAGCCGCCATTGCCTCTGGTAGTGACAGTTCTTTGTGA
- a CDS encoding GAF domain-containing protein, with product MSDRSPTQNPLIQEITELRREVAHLKSVKTAFDAQQELLRSLVTMLQTSNGTLMLRGLLQQTLSIARRITSAEEGSLFLLDESGIVTESILARGATIRAQKQRLIGEVLNKGLAGWVVRHRQVGLIADTLNDERWITLHNQPYQVRSALCVPILKGKLLLGVLTLMHSQPGHFTPDSARLMQITAQQMAIILENAELYSKFRQSDSELQHKELHLLEEEITTEDELSKLGIFIMFGDGNFLYVNHRFAEIFGYTFGELISLDSVLNLVTPNNRDFIATQINQCLQGQLQRLLCRFQGQRKDGRQIDLKICGTRTKLYGKFVIIGALGEAESTLVK from the coding sequence ATGAGCGATCGCAGCCCAACACAAAACCCACTCATTCAAGAAATAACTGAACTACGCCGAGAAGTTGCCCACCTTAAAAGCGTAAAAACCGCGTTTGATGCTCAGCAGGAACTCCTGAGGAGCTTAGTAACCATGCTGCAAACATCAAATGGAACATTGATGTTAAGGGGTTTATTGCAACAAACTCTGAGCATTGCTCGTCGCATCACTAGCGCTGAAGAAGGGAGTCTATTTTTACTCGATGAGTCTGGTATTGTCACGGAGAGTATCCTAGCTCGCGGTGCTACCATCCGAGCACAAAAACAACGACTGATTGGCGAAGTTTTAAACAAAGGGTTAGCCGGCTGGGTTGTTCGACACCGCCAAGTTGGATTAATCGCCGACACCTTGAACGATGAGCGGTGGATCACACTACACAATCAGCCTTACCAAGTTCGCTCTGCCCTGTGTGTTCCAATCCTCAAGGGTAAGCTATTACTTGGTGTTCTCACGCTCATGCACTCACAGCCAGGACACTTTACTCCCGATTCCGCACGTTTGATGCAGATAACCGCTCAGCAAATGGCTATAATTCTGGAAAATGCCGAACTCTATAGTAAATTCCGACAGTCTGACTCAGAATTACAGCATAAAGAATTACATCTCCTTGAAGAAGAGATAACCACTGAAGATGAATTATCGAAGCTCGGCATTTTTATCATGTTTGGGGATGGAAATTTTCTCTACGTTAACCATCGGTTTGCTGAAATTTTTGGGTATACCTTTGGGGAACTCATCTCGTTGGATTCAGTACTCAACCTCGTTACCCCCAATAATCGTGATTTTATTGCTACGCAAATTAATCAATGTCTCCAGGGACAACTTCAACGCCTTTTATGTCGATTTCAAGGGCAACGAAAAGATGGCAGACAGATTGATCTAAAAATTTGCGGCACCCGAACTAAATTGTACGGCAAGTTCGTCATTATTGGAGCTTTAGGAGAGGCTGAATCAACCTTAGTTAAATAA
- a CDS encoding DUF2949 domain-containing protein: protein MKSTRFHSLIGFLQDELAIPSASIDLAVRHHPDTANVLPMILWQYGLVTLEQLDRIFEWLETA, encoded by the coding sequence ATGAAGTCTACACGGTTCCACAGTTTAATTGGTTTTTTGCAAGATGAGTTGGCGATTCCGTCGGCTTCTATTGATCTAGCCGTGCGCCATCATCCCGATACCGCCAATGTCTTGCCGATGATTCTTTGGCAATACGGATTGGTGACGTTGGAGCAGTTAGATAGAATTTTTGAGTGGTTAGAAACCGCTTAG
- a CDS encoding ATP-binding protein, protein MRTPTPGLQALPTPKAQPAPYPENEIQRLQALQRYQVLDTLPEQAFDDLTVLAASICDTPIALVSLIDEKRQWFKSKVGLEATETPRDMAFCSHAILSPSEPLIVPDALEDERFASNPLVVRDPNIRFYSGVPLVTPDHFPLGTLCVIDRVPRQLTSQQITALQALGRQVISQLELRLNLAKLEQTVVKQECTQKALLSSVATNRALLNAIPDLMFRINRDGVLVNYQAPKESQLFLCEADFLGKKVEEVLPSSIAQPFVDGMEQAQQTGELQVLEYQWSWQGHTSYWEARLAVCEGNEVVAIIRNITERKQVEDELRETLRKEKELNELKSRFISTASHEFRTPLTAILGSAELLECYSDKWSDQKKQVHFERIYSRVKHMTHMLDDVLLVGKAEAGKLEFNPAPMNVIEFCHDLVEELQLSTGSQHTIIFTSQGSGCKSQNYADLSLCTSVDLDEKLLLHIFSNLLSNAIKYSPAGSTIEFILTCLDNHLEFQIQDHGIGIPEEDQPRLFEAFHRANNAGKFPGTGLGLVVVKNAVDLHGGSITVNSQMDVGTTFTVTLPLTTSSGQNEVGVERSIH, encoded by the coding sequence ATGAGAACACCTACCCCCGGATTGCAGGCGCTTCCCACACCAAAAGCCCAGCCCGCGCCATACCCTGAAAATGAGATTCAACGGCTTCAGGCACTCCAGCGCTATCAAGTCCTGGATACATTACCGGAACAAGCATTTGACGATCTGACCGTGCTAGCCGCCTCGATTTGTGACACACCCATCGCCTTAGTCAGTTTAATTGATGAAAAACGGCAGTGGTTTAAGTCAAAAGTAGGGCTGGAAGCCACAGAAACACCTAGAGACATGGCTTTCTGCTCTCATGCAATTCTCTCGCCTTCGGAGCCACTGATTGTGCCCGATGCTTTAGAGGATGAGCGCTTTGCTTCCAATCCGCTAGTTGTACGTGACCCAAACATTCGGTTTTATTCAGGAGTTCCCCTCGTTACGCCGGATCACTTCCCCCTGGGCACGCTTTGTGTGATTGACCGGGTTCCACGCCAGTTAACCAGCCAGCAGATCACCGCTCTTCAAGCTTTGGGGCGGCAAGTGATCAGCCAGCTAGAGCTACGCCTTAATCTCGCTAAGTTAGAGCAGACCGTGGTTAAGCAGGAATGTACACAAAAAGCACTGCTCAGCAGTGTTGCCACCAATCGTGCCCTGTTAAATGCCATTCCCGACTTGATGTTTCGCATCAATCGAGATGGTGTGTTGGTGAACTACCAAGCGCCAAAAGAGAGTCAGTTGTTCCTGTGTGAGGCTGACTTCCTGGGCAAAAAAGTAGAGGAAGTTCTGCCCAGTTCCATCGCTCAACCCTTTGTGGATGGTATGGAACAAGCTCAACAAACGGGTGAACTACAAGTTTTGGAGTATCAGTGGTCTTGGCAAGGACACACATCTTATTGGGAAGCGCGGTTAGCGGTGTGTGAAGGGAATGAAGTCGTGGCGATTATACGTAATATTACAGAACGTAAACAGGTAGAAGACGAGCTGCGTGAGACTCTCAGAAAAGAGAAGGAACTCAATGAACTCAAATCTCGTTTTATTTCTACGGCATCCCATGAATTTCGCACTCCTCTGACTGCCATCTTGGGGTCAGCGGAATTACTGGAGTGTTACAGCGACAAGTGGAGTGACCAGAAAAAACAAGTTCACTTTGAGCGGATTTACTCCCGCGTCAAACACATGACTCACATGTTGGATGATGTCTTACTAGTGGGTAAAGCTGAAGCTGGGAAATTAGAGTTTAACCCGGCTCCGATGAATGTGATTGAGTTCTGTCACGATTTGGTGGAAGAGTTACAACTCTCCACGGGTAGTCAACACACGATCATCTTTACGTCTCAAGGTTCAGGCTGTAAATCCCAGAATTACGCGGACTTAAGTCTTTGTACTTCCGTGGATCTGGATGAAAAACTCTTGCTACATATTTTTAGTAACTTACTCTCGAATGCTATCAAGTATTCCCCGGCTGGTAGTACCATTGAGTTTATTCTCACCTGCCTCGACAACCATCTAGAATTTCAGATTCAAGATCACGGTATTGGGATTCCAGAGGAAGACCAGCCCCGGCTATTTGAAGCATTCCATCGCGCTAACAATGCCGGTAAGTTTCCTGGAACAGGGCTAGGTTTAGTAGTTGTCAAAAATGCTGTTGACTTACATGGTGGCTCTATTACCGTCAACAGTCAAATGGACGTGGGAACAACATTTACTGTGACACTCCCACTCACTACCTCTAGTGGTCAAAACGAAGTCGGCGTGGAGCGAAGCATACATTAA
- a CDS encoding mechanosensitive ion channel: MNNMPQEILTKIYQMLVAPLFKLGDTPISIGSIVQLILSLLFVVFLTRACKNLLKQRLLVRLKIDEGNREAIATIISYSFGTLGLIVVLQTTGFNLASLAVLAGGLGVGIGLGLQDATKNFVSGLTLLLERKLKVGDFVQLDTLSGFIREISIRSTLIRTRDGAYVVVPNSKMAEDRIVNWSYDGFKSRIKIPVGVSYDSDPVVVTEILLKSAYMEKAVFHEPTPEVVFTSFMDNSLGFELWVWVNRIDREAQIKSSLNFIIEYNLRQQGITIPFPQMDLWFRNPEVFTSRLSSRRNGQDTAQMVQEELPKQVSKPLAIKDLLRQVTYFQNFTDLELRQLIEIGYRKRLVESTILFREGDPGDAFYIILSGSIEVFVEKLDKQLTTLETGSFFGELSLMLGIPRTASVRALEDTILFVINNKGFERLLHEQPELAEIIIEELGKHREELAERQQQLRAMGLVDAAEDDKNPVAWVRKRLNNLFSL; encoded by the coding sequence ATGAACAATATGCCACAAGAAATCTTGACAAAAATCTACCAAATGCTAGTGGCTCCCCTATTTAAACTTGGGGATACTCCTATATCGATTGGTTCGATAGTTCAACTAATACTATCATTACTGTTTGTCGTTTTCCTTACTCGTGCTTGCAAGAATTTACTTAAGCAACGGCTGCTTGTTAGACTGAAAATTGATGAAGGGAATCGAGAAGCTATCGCAACAATCATCAGCTATAGCTTCGGTACCTTAGGATTAATCGTCGTCCTGCAAACAACGGGCTTTAACCTCGCTTCTTTAGCTGTCTTAGCGGGAGGCTTAGGTGTGGGAATTGGTTTAGGTTTACAAGACGCAACAAAAAACTTTGTCAGTGGTTTAACCTTATTGCTGGAAAGAAAGCTAAAGGTTGGAGACTTTGTTCAACTTGATACACTTTCAGGCTTTATCAGAGAGATTTCGATTCGCTCTACTTTAATTCGCACACGGGATGGAGCCTATGTCGTTGTTCCTAATAGCAAAATGGCAGAGGATAGAATTGTAAACTGGAGCTATGATGGCTTCAAATCAAGGATTAAAATTCCTGTTGGTGTTTCCTATGACAGCGATCCAGTCGTCGTAACAGAAATTCTTTTAAAGTCAGCTTATATGGAAAAAGCTGTATTTCATGAGCCAACTCCTGAAGTTGTTTTTACAAGCTTTATGGATAACTCATTAGGTTTTGAACTATGGGTGTGGGTAAATCGAATTGATCGGGAAGCTCAGATTAAAAGCTCCTTGAACTTTATCATTGAGTATAATTTACGCCAACAAGGAATCACGATTCCCTTCCCACAAATGGATTTGTGGTTTCGCAATCCTGAAGTCTTCACCTCAAGACTGAGTTCTAGGAGGAATGGACAAGATACAGCCCAAATGGTGCAGGAAGAATTACCCAAACAAGTATCAAAGCCCTTAGCGATTAAAGATTTGCTCAGGCAAGTTACTTATTTCCAAAATTTTACTGACTTAGAATTGCGGCAATTGATTGAAATTGGGTATCGGAAACGTCTAGTAGAATCCACTATCTTATTTCGAGAAGGCGATCCAGGGGATGCTTTTTATATTATTCTTTCGGGTTCCATAGAAGTGTTTGTCGAAAAGTTGGATAAGCAGCTAACCACCCTGGAAACAGGTAGTTTTTTTGGGGAACTTTCTTTGATGTTAGGCATTCCCCGGACAGCATCAGTTCGAGCATTAGAAGATACTATTCTATTTGTGATCAACAACAAGGGATTTGAAAGACTCTTGCACGAACAGCCTGAGTTAGCCGAAATTATCATTGAAGAGTTAGGCAAGCATCGAGAAGAATTAGCGGAGCGGCAACAGCAGTTGCGAGCGATGGGGTTAGTGGATGCGGCAGAGGATGATAAAAATCCTGTAGCTTGGGTTCGCAAACGGTTAAACAACCTGTTTAGCCTTTAA